A region from the Palaemon carinicauda isolate YSFRI2023 chromosome 9, ASM3689809v2, whole genome shotgun sequence genome encodes:
- the LOC137647135 gene encoding DNA repair protein XRCC2-like isoform X1, protein MAGSSSKKIITLGSPGGWSRPKKLCIESETGLSLLARLETRPSLSTLDPVLFPCGLQPGDIVQLTGHPGSGKSMMILHLILSVLLPKTWKGIYLNGCEAGVIFIACNSDLSIWQLDNMLKKKISIVIKSCKNALKGGEKDRQHMIDCVDAFKEILQLSKESMKEEIAKLVRQCLKKFIFLKCADSNQFAITLSSIDMYLQDNKTVSLVAIDSISAFYWWDNKFRGGTWYLTEQYYNKIFEAFVSHIKKYKVSFIFARQTLFRKNRLGNKRTRFSEGGAEPEKVDKDYDFLGKEWAKSVTLKINLSITKCPVLNICQDNDGEFCHGESSEYADVAQGQSNSSKEGLGVGKGFNLRTLFCAALVSNQRKAKLGFTVHEEGIRWCN, encoded by the coding sequence GGTCACGCCCAAAAAAACTGTGCATAGAAAGTGAGACTGGATTATCACTTTTGGCCAGGCTGGAAACTCGTCCTAGTTTGTCTACATTGGATCCTGTGTTGTTCCCATGTGGTCTCCAGCCGGGGGACATTGTTCAACTTACTGGTCATCCTGGAAGTGGGAAGTCTATGATGATACTACATCTAATACTTTCTGTTCTTCTACCAAAAACATGGAAAGGTATATACCTCAACGGCTGTGAAGCTGGAGTAATTTTTATTGCCTGTAATAGTGATTTAAGCATATGGCAACTTGACaatatgttaaaaaagaaaataagtattgTCATTAAGAGTTGTAAAAATGCCCTAAAAGGTGGGGAAAAGGACAGGCAACATATGATTGATTGTGTTGATGCATTTAAGGAAATTTTACAGTTAAGTAAGGAATCTATGAAAGAGGAAATAGCCAAACTTGTAAGACAGTgtttgaaaaaatttatttttctcaagTGTGCTGATAGTAACCAGTTTGCCATAACTTTGTCATCAATAGATATGTATTTGCAGGACAATAAAACTGTTTCTTTAGTGGCTATTGACAGTATTTCTGCCTTCTATTGGTGGGATAATAAATTCAGAGGTGGAACGTGGTACCTGACCGAGCAGTATTACAATAAGATTTTTGAAGCTTTTGTCTCTCACATTAAAAAGTACAAAGTTTCCTTTATTTTTGCACGGCAGACTCTCTTTCGGAAAAATCGCCTGGGTAACAAGAGAACGAGGTTCTCTGAGGGAGGAGCCGAACCAGAGAAGGTTGATAAGGATTACGATTTCTTGGGAAAAGAATGGGCCAAATCTGTCACCTTGAAGATCAACCTGTCCATAACTAAGTGCCCAGTTTTGAACATATGTCAGGATAACGATGGCGAATTCTGTCACGGAGAGTCTTCAGAATATGCCGATGTTGCTCAAGGTCAGTCAAATAGTAGCAAAGAAGGATTGGGTGTAGGAAAAGGTTTCAATCTTAGAACTTTATTTTGTGCCGCTTTGGTGTCAAATCAGAGAAAAGCTAAATTAGGTTTTACTGTCCATGAGGAAGGAATCAGATGGTGTAATTGA
- the LOC137647135 gene encoding DNA repair protein XRCC2-like isoform X2 — MAGSSSKKIITLGSPGGWSRPKKLCIESETGLSLLARLETRPSLSTLDPVLFPCGLQPGDIVQLTGHPGSGKSMMILHLILSVLLPKTWKGIYLNGCEAGVIFIACNSDLSIWQLDNMLKKKISIVIKSCKNALKGGEKDRQHMIDCVDAFKEILQLSKESMKEEIAKLVRQCLKKFIFLKCADSNQFAITLSSIDMYLQDNKTVSLVAIDSISAFYWWDNKFRGGTWYLTEQYYNKIFEAFVSHIKKYKVSFIFARQTLFRKNRLGNKRTRFSEGGAEPEKVDKDYDFLGKEWAKSVTLKINLSITKCPVLNICQDNDGEFCHGESSEYADVAQGKRRCLDIPKKMT; from the coding sequence GGTCACGCCCAAAAAAACTGTGCATAGAAAGTGAGACTGGATTATCACTTTTGGCCAGGCTGGAAACTCGTCCTAGTTTGTCTACATTGGATCCTGTGTTGTTCCCATGTGGTCTCCAGCCGGGGGACATTGTTCAACTTACTGGTCATCCTGGAAGTGGGAAGTCTATGATGATACTACATCTAATACTTTCTGTTCTTCTACCAAAAACATGGAAAGGTATATACCTCAACGGCTGTGAAGCTGGAGTAATTTTTATTGCCTGTAATAGTGATTTAAGCATATGGCAACTTGACaatatgttaaaaaagaaaataagtattgTCATTAAGAGTTGTAAAAATGCCCTAAAAGGTGGGGAAAAGGACAGGCAACATATGATTGATTGTGTTGATGCATTTAAGGAAATTTTACAGTTAAGTAAGGAATCTATGAAAGAGGAAATAGCCAAACTTGTAAGACAGTgtttgaaaaaatttatttttctcaagTGTGCTGATAGTAACCAGTTTGCCATAACTTTGTCATCAATAGATATGTATTTGCAGGACAATAAAACTGTTTCTTTAGTGGCTATTGACAGTATTTCTGCCTTCTATTGGTGGGATAATAAATTCAGAGGTGGAACGTGGTACCTGACCGAGCAGTATTACAATAAGATTTTTGAAGCTTTTGTCTCTCACATTAAAAAGTACAAAGTTTCCTTTATTTTTGCACGGCAGACTCTCTTTCGGAAAAATCGCCTGGGTAACAAGAGAACGAGGTTCTCTGAGGGAGGAGCCGAACCAGAGAAGGTTGATAAGGATTACGATTTCTTGGGAAAAGAATGGGCCAAATCTGTCACCTTGAAGATCAACCTGTCCATAACTAAGTGCCCAGTTTTGAACATATGTCAGGATAACGATGGCGAATTCTGTCACGGAGAGTCTTCAGAATATGCCGATGTTGCTCAAG